One part of the Lapillicoccus jejuensis genome encodes these proteins:
- a CDS encoding alkaline phosphatase D family protein, whose protein sequence is MTSTRPAPSRRTVLKGAAAAAGATALGVLRPFDEAVAAEPASQGVFGYGVASGDPRGNSVVIWTRATPPTRPGQPVATPGSGLGAPLNVRWEVAADAAFTTVVQRGHVMTSPDSDHTVKVVVTGLQPYTRYWYRFVAKGGTSPVGSTRTAPDVPGKVRALRLALVSCSNYTGGYFGAYRAIAARTDLDFVLHVGDYIYEYGNGADRYGPDQLIGVRDAQPPTETLDLRDYRLRHALHKADPDLRAAHAAVPFITIFDDHEVANNAWDDGAENHDPGEGSFLRRRRDAYQAYLEWMPFRMPDQQEVPHQGRRFFKRFTFGALADLSVLETRQNRSRQVDVAPFTTTGGGFIPDSDPAVQAQLADPTRHLPEPEQLAWLEEGLADGSVPWHLVGNQVVLTPVRFPGAALGINGVPELLNSDQWDGYQADQTHLLGHLAGLPAEAGDTVVLTGDIHSSWAMDLPATRTASYDGVGVEFVCPSVTSDGFYEGFSGALTGVPPEVVVTAVKGATAAVRATNPWISYLDGVGHGYVVVDVTPERVQADFHLTPTPTSAQPDPRVVPDVVPAYATSWQTLAGARRLSPATGPVGPRADEPRTAGRGRG, encoded by the coding sequence ATGACGTCGACGCGACCCGCCCCCAGCCGCCGTACCGTCCTCAAGGGGGCCGCGGCCGCCGCCGGCGCGACCGCCCTCGGGGTGCTGCGCCCCTTCGACGAGGCGGTCGCCGCCGAGCCGGCGAGCCAGGGCGTCTTCGGGTACGGCGTCGCGAGCGGCGACCCCCGCGGCAACAGCGTCGTCATCTGGACGCGGGCCACCCCGCCGACCCGCCCCGGGCAGCCGGTCGCGACGCCCGGCAGCGGCCTCGGCGCCCCGCTCAACGTGCGCTGGGAGGTGGCCGCCGACGCGGCCTTCACGACCGTCGTCCAGCGCGGTCACGTCATGACCAGCCCCGACAGCGACCACACGGTCAAGGTCGTCGTGACGGGTCTGCAGCCCTACACGCGCTACTGGTACCGCTTCGTCGCCAAGGGCGGGACGAGCCCGGTGGGGTCGACCCGCACCGCCCCCGACGTGCCGGGCAAGGTCCGCGCGCTGCGCCTCGCCCTCGTGTCGTGCAGCAACTACACCGGGGGCTACTTCGGCGCCTACCGCGCGATCGCCGCGCGCACCGACCTCGACTTCGTGCTGCACGTCGGTGACTACATCTACGAGTACGGCAACGGCGCCGACCGCTACGGCCCCGACCAGCTCATCGGCGTCCGCGACGCCCAGCCGCCGACGGAGACCCTCGACCTGCGCGACTACCGGCTGCGCCACGCGCTGCACAAGGCCGACCCCGACCTGCGCGCGGCGCACGCGGCGGTCCCCTTCATCACGATCTTCGACGACCACGAGGTCGCCAACAACGCGTGGGACGACGGCGCGGAGAACCACGACCCGGGGGAGGGCTCGTTCCTGCGCCGCCGGCGGGACGCCTACCAGGCCTACCTCGAGTGGATGCCCTTCCGGATGCCCGACCAGCAGGAGGTCCCCCACCAGGGCCGGCGCTTCTTCAAGCGTTTCACCTTCGGCGCCCTCGCGGACCTGTCGGTCCTCGAGACCCGGCAGAACCGCAGCCGCCAGGTCGACGTCGCGCCCTTCACGACGACCGGCGGCGGGTTCATCCCCGACAGCGACCCCGCCGTCCAGGCGCAGCTGGCCGACCCGACCCGGCACCTGCCCGAGCCCGAGCAGCTCGCCTGGCTCGAAGAGGGTCTCGCCGACGGCTCGGTCCCCTGGCACCTCGTCGGCAACCAGGTCGTCCTCACGCCGGTCCGCTTCCCGGGCGCCGCGCTGGGCATCAACGGCGTCCCCGAGCTGCTCAACTCCGACCAGTGGGACGGCTACCAGGCCGACCAGACGCACCTGCTCGGCCACCTCGCCGGTCTGCCCGCGGAGGCCGGCGACACCGTCGTCCTCACCGGCGACATCCACTCGTCGTGGGCGATGGACCTGCCGGCGACCAGGACCGCGTCGTACGACGGCGTGGGCGTCGAGTTCGTCTGCCCGTCGGTGACGAGCGACGGCTTTTACGAGGGGTTCTCGGGTGCCCTCACCGGCGTGCCGCCGGAGGTGGTCGTCACCGCGGTGAAGGGGGCGACCGCCGCCGTCCGGGCCACGAACCCGTGGATCTCCTACCTCGACGGCGTCGGGCACGGGTACGTCGTCGTCGACGTCACCCCCGAGCGGGTGCAGGCCGACTTCCACCTCACGCCCACCCCGACGAGCGCGCAGCCCGACCCGCGGGTCGTCCCCGACGTCGTCCCCGCCTACGCGACGTCCTGGCAGACCCTCGCCGGGGCGCGGCGGCTCAGCCCGGCGACCGGGCCGGTCGGACCGCGCGCGGACGAGCCGCGCACCGCCGGTCGCGGGCGGGGCTGA
- a CDS encoding DinB family protein: MDDALARPRLLTDLRDARASLVGKLDGLGEYDVRRPLTPTGTTLLGLVKHCALWESRYLGEVFGRPFPEPLPAWTDHAGNRDHLWVRADETRADVLGLHERVAAHADATIAELPLDAPGHVPWWRADVTLLAVVSHLLTETARHAGHADILREQLDGAVGDDNAAPPGDGERRRAWNARVEQAARDAAR; the protein is encoded by the coding sequence GTGGACGACGCCCTCGCGAGACCCCGGCTGCTCACCGACCTGCGGGACGCGCGGGCCTCGCTCGTCGGCAAGCTCGACGGCCTGGGCGAGTACGACGTCCGGAGGCCGCTCACCCCGACCGGCACCACCCTGCTCGGTCTGGTCAAGCACTGCGCGCTGTGGGAGTCGCGCTACCTGGGCGAAGTGTTCGGCCGTCCGTTCCCCGAGCCGCTGCCGGCGTGGACCGACCACGCCGGCAACCGCGACCACCTCTGGGTGCGGGCCGACGAGACGCGCGCGGACGTCCTCGGGCTCCACGAGCGGGTCGCCGCCCACGCCGACGCGACGATCGCCGAGCTGCCGCTCGACGCCCCCGGTCACGTCCCGTGGTGGCGCGCGGACGTCACGCTGCTCGCCGTCGTCAGCCACCTGCTCACCGAGACCGCCCGCCACGCCGGCCACGCCGACATCCTGCGCGAGCAGCTCGACGGGGCGGTCGGCGACGACAACGCCGCGCCGCCGGGCGACGGCGAGCGCCGGCGCGCGTGGAACGCCCGCGTCGAGCAGGCGGCCCGCGACGCCGCCCGCTGA
- a CDS encoding dihydrofolate reductase family protein codes for MRELVYYVAVSLDGYIADPQGRYDAFLGDGDHVEVVVGEYGDALPAHAHAAMGTTPPGTRFDTVVMGWDTLVPALEAGIASPYPYLRQVVASRRKREVADDVTLTDDPVGTVRRLKAEDGDLDLWLCGGGRLAGSLAADIDRLVLKRHPVLLGAGIPLVAGATDGPQPFAPVGSRTFGSGVVVEEYARVRA; via the coding sequence ATGAGAGAGCTCGTCTACTACGTCGCCGTCAGCCTCGACGGCTACATCGCCGACCCGCAGGGCCGGTACGACGCCTTCCTCGGCGACGGGGACCACGTCGAGGTCGTCGTCGGGGAGTACGGCGACGCGCTCCCGGCCCACGCCCACGCGGCGATGGGGACGACGCCGCCGGGCACCCGCTTCGACACCGTCGTCATGGGCTGGGACACGCTGGTCCCGGCGCTGGAGGCGGGCATCGCGAGCCCGTACCCCTACCTGCGCCAGGTGGTCGCGAGCCGCCGCAAACGCGAGGTGGCGGACGACGTCACCCTCACCGACGACCCCGTCGGGACGGTCCGCCGCCTCAAGGCCGAGGACGGCGATCTCGACCTCTGGCTCTGCGGCGGGGGGCGCCTGGCCGGCAGCCTCGCCGCGGACATCGACCGGCTCGTCCTCAAGCGGCACCCGGTGCTCCTCGGGGCGGGGATCCCGTTGGTGGCCGGGGCGACCGACGGACCGCAGCCCTTCGCCCCGGTCGGCTCTCGGACCTTCGGCTCCGGCGTCGTCGTCGAGGAGTACGCGCGCGTCAGGGCCTGA